From the Pedobacter cryoconitis genome, one window contains:
- a CDS encoding DUF4134 domain-containing protein, with product MVNSKKQYFAKTLLLGFTLCIYNLLYAFTVSAQSGKAGIQKAAEEVKGYFDTGGTLMYAIGAVMGIIGAVKVFNKWNAGEPDTSKVAAAWFGSCIFLVIVITVLKSFFGV from the coding sequence ATGGTCAATTCAAAAAAACAATATTTCGCAAAAACTCTGTTATTGGGCTTTACTCTCTGTATTTATAACTTACTGTATGCTTTTACCGTATCAGCCCAGAGCGGGAAAGCAGGTATACAAAAGGCCGCTGAAGAAGTAAAAGGATATTTTGATACTGGAGGTACATTAATGTACGCAATCGGAGCAGTGATGGGCATCATTGGTGCTGTCAAGGTTTTTAACAAATGGAATGCTGGAGAACCGGATACCAGCAAGGTGGCAGCCGCATGGTTTGGTTCATGTATTTTTCTTGTCATTGTCATCACGGTATTGAAATCCTTTTTCGGAGTCTGA
- a CDS encoding RteC domain-containing protein: protein MIKEIAEDLYKMQRIALDEIDNSSDHSITSQRKLRVQTASTFLSLLKEKVLDYSFTSQEEEINFFKVIKPKFSSLLIFYSNVERLEFDKPEGGLLHLKGYYESELKTIKRFFEGNRQIYAYYRSEDDYLDSQLFLRGVSDTPRWLCKVRVDQDERFSTAGDYIYARIIATEQIARYLEAAIAGVDFHPFSGDDIETKWTGESINLLEMAYGIYQTAQVNNGKIGLAELVRKFEKVFNVNIGRPYRRFSEIKQRKRLSRTKYLDEMVKSINKKIDDEDAFRPNLKG, encoded by the coding sequence ATGATCAAAGAAATTGCAGAAGACCTCTACAAAATGCAACGCATTGCACTGGATGAAATTGATAATTCGTCAGATCATTCGATCACAAGTCAACGAAAATTGCGTGTGCAAACAGCATCTACCTTTCTATCCCTATTAAAAGAAAAGGTGCTTGATTATTCATTTACTTCCCAGGAAGAAGAAATTAACTTTTTTAAAGTGATTAAGCCCAAATTCAGCAGCCTATTAATTTTCTATAGCAACGTTGAACGTTTAGAATTTGATAAACCAGAGGGTGGTTTGCTTCATTTAAAGGGTTATTATGAAAGTGAACTCAAAACCATTAAACGCTTTTTTGAAGGTAACAGGCAAATTTACGCCTATTACCGCTCTGAAGATGATTATCTAGACAGCCAATTATTTCTTCGTGGAGTTTCTGATACGCCACGTTGGTTATGTAAAGTTAGGGTAGATCAGGATGAAAGGTTCTCTACCGCTGGTGACTATATTTATGCCCGGATTATAGCAACTGAACAGATTGCCCGGTACCTGGAAGCAGCAATTGCAGGTGTTGATTTTCATCCTTTTTCAGGTGATGATATTGAAACAAAATGGACTGGAGAAAGTATTAATCTATTAGAAATGGCGTATGGAATTTATCAAACTGCCCAGGTTAATAATGGGAAAATAGGTCTTGCTGAGTTAGTGCGCAAGTTTGAAAAGGTTTTTAATGTAAATATAGGAAGGCCATATCGTAGGTTTTCGGAAATAAAACAGCGAAAACGGCTCAGTAGAACAAAGTATCTGGATGAAATGGTCAAATCAATTAATAAAAAGATAGACGACGAGGATGCCTTTCGTCCGAATTTGAAAGGTTAA
- a CDS encoding Crp/Fnr family transcriptional regulator — MTNPAYKMLFEEFERYYPQISSGFKIKVQEKLYEVTYKKGTRVLSYKQIQESGLFIYHGSAIELFVDPLTLEETTTNFWFERDFPYTTPGLFSREPSQSYIMLLEDTHFVGIPFADFTMLKNEFPDVELLTENIRSHYDKLRLQYLADFRYPAYERVKKLEKLYPDIYKRLEIQHIAQYLKINVKTLSRLRKK, encoded by the coding sequence ATGACTAATCCAGCATATAAAATGTTATTCGAGGAATTTGAAAGGTACTACCCTCAAATCTCCTCTGGATTTAAAATAAAAGTCCAGGAGAAATTATATGAAGTCACCTATAAAAAGGGTACAAGAGTATTAAGTTACAAGCAGATCCAGGAATCTGGATTGTTTATATATCATGGGTCTGCTATTGAACTGTTTGTTGATCCACTTACACTTGAAGAGACTACCACAAATTTTTGGTTTGAAAGAGATTTTCCATACACCACTCCTGGCTTATTCAGCAGGGAACCATCGCAAAGTTATATCATGCTTTTAGAAGATACTCACTTCGTGGGGATACCTTTTGCAGATTTTACGATGCTGAAAAATGAATTTCCTGATGTTGAATTACTAACTGAGAATATTAGGAGCCATTATGATAAGCTTCGGTTGCAATATTTGGCAGACTTTAGATATCCAGCATATGAAAGGGTAAAAAAACTGGAGAAATTGTATCCCGACATATATAAAAGGTTAGAAATTCAACATATAGCCCAATATCTTAAAATAAACGTAAAAACTTTGAGCAGGCTACGTAAGAAATGA
- a CDS encoding MauE/DoxX family redox-associated membrane protein: MGTTFIKRTFKFSEVTKEKVIFGICLACIFLFLSSAYSKIADHKTFVQGLSRVSLIGSYAEIIGWLVPLIEITASILLIVPKTYKIGLVVFIWTMSVFSLYILSMLLWAKELPCHCNLIINSFNWVQHVWFNLAFIGIAGLALRISKQNVKS, encoded by the coding sequence ATGGGAACTACGTTCATTAAAAGAACATTTAAATTTTCTGAGGTTACTAAAGAAAAAGTGATCTTTGGTATTTGTCTGGCCTGCATATTTCTATTTTTATCTTCTGCTTATAGTAAAATAGCTGACCATAAGACCTTTGTTCAGGGCTTAAGCAGGGTATCATTAATTGGGTCATATGCCGAGATAATTGGTTGGCTCGTTCCACTCATAGAAATCACTGCATCTATTTTGTTAATAGTACCAAAAACATATAAAATAGGACTTGTGGTTTTTATATGGACTATGTCTGTCTTTAGTTTATATATTCTTAGTATGTTATTATGGGCTAAAGAGCTTCCATGTCATTGCAATTTGATTATCAATTCATTTAACTGGGTACAACATGTCTGGTTTAATCTTGCTTTTATTGGGATTGCTGGACTTGCGCTCAGGATTAGTAAACAAAATGTCAAATCTTAA
- a CDS encoding TlpA family protein disulfide reductase, with protein sequence MINKSITRLLILSLSATFYCLGTISTVSAQNSFSKIKISGTLNVFEKDSIVLTYRSCKLPLGESAYLPYNQKTVAISDEGGFEFELPDTSLVYFNLSYKAKDGNIKEILNSYIAEPNDNVDMLIQNVDLNGTANNTIFAQNISFSGEGIQKYKYQYLLNKNQNDNEIKWELKKNLVVKNTIEAELERTISFANTLDDSSNSLSLNYESLISNEAYQLIKFNLFAKKMNIIYKHLNIFTERINSLNDTNKRKFMNFYQTRIKSNIAIPQDVLANSAFYPSFLLRQFLFEGRTINGRSLLDQIYEISNDKLRERVLTEYILNYYTHLDDQETIASNAIKKMNDPQYIQLLKELIKNQSFGTKVVDFMLVDENSKEVKLSQFLGKVVFIDFWYTGCSGCTLYYQDLLSKVEKDFQDNKKIVFISVSIDRDKEKWLKSIKDGKYTSPHAVNLYTNGLGSNHAILKQLAVYSYPRPIVIDKQGKLYNNSRTDLRISAVRLSQILSDAINKN encoded by the coding sequence ATGATAAATAAATCTATTACCAGACTTCTTATATTGTCTTTAAGTGCGACATTTTACTGCCTTGGCACAATCAGCACGGTTTCTGCGCAAAATTCTTTTTCAAAAATCAAGATTAGTGGAACTTTAAATGTTTTCGAAAAGGACTCAATTGTCCTGACATATAGAAGCTGTAAACTTCCTCTTGGAGAATCGGCATATCTTCCTTACAACCAAAAAACAGTAGCAATTTCCGATGAAGGTGGATTTGAATTTGAATTGCCTGATACTAGTTTGGTTTATTTTAATCTTTCCTACAAAGCCAAAGATGGTAATATCAAAGAAATCCTAAACTCATATATAGCAGAACCAAATGACAATGTAGATATGCTTATTCAGAACGTAGACCTTAATGGAACTGCAAACAACACCATTTTCGCACAAAACATTTCATTTTCTGGTGAAGGAATCCAGAAGTATAAGTATCAATATTTATTAAACAAGAATCAGAACGATAATGAAATCAAATGGGAATTAAAGAAAAATTTGGTTGTTAAAAATACAATTGAAGCTGAATTGGAGCGGACGATAAGCTTTGCTAACACTTTAGATGATAGTAGCAACTCACTTTCGTTAAACTACGAATCTCTCATTTCTAACGAGGCGTACCAACTAATCAAATTTAATCTGTTTGCAAAAAAGATGAACATCATATATAAGCATTTGAATATTTTCACTGAAAGAATTAATTCACTGAACGATACCAATAAGCGAAAATTCATGAATTTTTATCAAACACGGATTAAATCTAATATTGCCATTCCGCAAGATGTTTTGGCTAATTCTGCATTCTATCCCTCTTTTTTATTACGTCAATTTTTGTTTGAAGGACGAACAATAAATGGAAGAAGTTTATTGGATCAGATTTACGAGATATCTAACGACAAATTGAGGGAACGTGTTTTGACTGAGTATATCCTTAATTATTATACCCATTTAGATGATCAAGAAACAATAGCTAGCAATGCTATAAAAAAAATGAATGATCCGCAGTATATCCAATTGCTTAAAGAGTTAATCAAAAATCAAAGCTTTGGAACAAAGGTTGTTGATTTTATGTTAGTTGATGAAAATAGTAAAGAAGTTAAATTAAGCCAATTCCTTGGTAAAGTTGTTTTTATAGATTTTTGGTATACAGGCTGTTCGGGATGCACACTATACTATCAAGATCTACTTTCTAAAGTTGAAAAGGACTTCCAAGATAATAAAAAGATAGTTTTTATCTCCGTCTCTATTGATAGAGATAAAGAAAAATGGCTAAAAAGCATCAAAGATGGTAAGTATACCTCACCTCATGCTGTCAATTTATATACAAATGGTTTGGGTAGTAATCATGCAATCCTGAAACAGTTGGCAGTATATTCTTATCCACGGCCTATAGTAATTGATAAACAAGGTAAGCTATATAATAATAGCCGAACTGATCTCAGAATTTCAGCTGTTAGGCTATCTCAGATTCTTTCAGATGCAATAAATAAAAATTAA
- a CDS encoding RagB/SusD family nutrient uptake outer membrane protein — protein MMKKHISLYRQYIQCFLLAFTILILQSCKKDWLDAKPDKSLVVPTTLQDFQAILDNTDVFNTNYPGLNEVSSDNYYVTFGNWQNSGSALERNSYTWSKELYAGETYNADWNNSYKRILYTNIAIEGVNKITSTNQNLNDWNNVKGTALFYRAFSYYNLSQLFCKPYEEISSTTDLGLPLRLSSDVNAKLQRSSIRETYDQILKDLNVAIGLLPESQIYLTRPSKNAVYALLARVYLGMRDYDKALEYAKLSLNKNSFLIDYNTLQEADNLSFPRFNGEVIFHSEASNYTIIYRSNFNVDTTLYRTYQNNDLRKSLFYTVSGADAIFRGNYSGSNAFFNGLAVDEIMLIRAECYARKNMVNRAMEDINTLLKTRWKKNSDGTSEYNELTASNSLEALKIILEERRKELPFRELRWTDLRRLNSDPNYAITIKRKINNQVYALSPNDPKYTLSIPPDEINLSDIVQNKRD, from the coding sequence ATGATGAAAAAACATATTTCGCTTTACAGGCAATATATTCAATGCTTTTTATTAGCATTCACAATACTCATCTTGCAATCTTGTAAAAAAGACTGGTTAGATGCTAAGCCGGATAAATCTTTGGTCGTGCCAACAACATTACAAGATTTTCAGGCAATCTTAGATAATACAGATGTTTTTAACACAAATTATCCGGGTCTAAATGAAGTCAGCTCTGATAATTATTATGTCACTTTCGGTAATTGGCAAAATAGTGGCAGTGCGCTGGAAAGGAACTCGTATACATGGTCAAAAGAACTTTATGCAGGAGAAACGTATAATGCAGATTGGAACAATAGTTATAAGAGAATCCTTTATACTAATATTGCGATTGAGGGCGTAAATAAAATAACCTCAACCAACCAAAATTTAAATGACTGGAATAATGTTAAGGGAACAGCCTTGTTTTATAGAGCATTTAGTTATTACAATCTTTCCCAACTATTTTGTAAACCCTATGAAGAAATAAGCAGTACTACTGATTTAGGACTCCCATTGCGGTTATCTTCAGATGTTAATGCGAAGTTGCAAAGGTCTTCAATTCGGGAAACCTACGACCAAATTCTAAAAGATTTAAATGTTGCAATTGGCTTACTTCCAGAATCACAAATTTACTTAACAAGGCCATCCAAAAATGCTGTTTATGCATTATTAGCAAGAGTTTATTTAGGGATGAGGGATTATGATAAAGCTTTAGAATATGCTAAACTGTCCCTAAATAAAAATAGTTTCCTCATTGATTATAATACTTTACAAGAGGCCGATAATTTATCATTTCCACGCTTTAATGGTGAGGTTATTTTTCATAGTGAGGCATCTAATTATACAATAATTTACAGATCAAACTTTAATGTTGATACAACCTTATACCGGACTTATCAAAATAATGATCTCCGTAAATCATTGTTTTATACCGTTTCTGGTGCAGATGCGATCTTTAGGGGAAATTACAGTGGATCGAATGCCTTTTTTAACGGTCTTGCCGTAGATGAAATCATGCTTATTCGAGCAGAATGTTACGCACGAAAGAATATGGTCAATCGGGCAATGGAAGACATTAATACGCTACTTAAAACCAGGTGGAAGAAAAATAGTGATGGAACCAGTGAATATAATGAGTTGACGGCTTCAAATTCCTTGGAAGCACTTAAAATAATACTCGAAGAGAGAAGAAAGGAATTACCCTTTAGGGAGTTAAGGTGGACTGATCTAAGGAGATTAAATAGTGATCCGAATTATGCCATAACCATTAAGCGGAAAATAAATAATCAGGTTTATGCACTTTCTCCTAATGATCCTAAATATACCCTCTCAATTCCACCCGATGAAATAAACCTAAGTGACATTGTTCAAAATAAAAGAGATTAA
- a CDS encoding SusC/RagA family TonB-linked outer membrane protein: protein MKKLTIYIVMATLCLNFSSIAQVTTLNLKGKIIDENGVPVPGINLSVMDTKIHTITNKDGIFDLLNVQAGSNLKISGIGYITKQLPNIQNWDLKIIVIQTDNTSLKEVEIVSTGYQNIPKERATGSFAQPIKVAFESRVSPDVLSKLNGITSGLVFNANTGNTTNGQFDINIRGRSTIKANDQPLIIVDNFPYSGDINNINPNDVASITILKDASASSVWGVKAGNGVIVITTKKGLPNSKLRISLNANITIANKPDLFYNPNFLSSNDYIGIEKFLFDQGKYTSALSDNVNYPSVSPAVEIMANNGSLSSADSLSAINHLKNIDVRDQNQKYFYRKAISQQYALNLSGGTDKVTYYVSAGMDKALQMLKNNENQRITLSTLNVFRPVKNLEISTGLYYTQSLFKTDNTLMSILGQQATNFPYNQYADLNNNPLSITRDLRTSFINSAQSKGFLNWSYFPLNELGLSQNNTRGTDTRISTSIKYELFKGLNIDLKYQYQKTITDKKTIYTKDSYYARNLINQFSVLANDKVVDYNVPIGGFLNYSNGNTAAQNFRAQLNYSRTYGQHDFTILAGYELSQASTEIKGGSVYGYDDDVATYGLVNYNTYYNVNPTGGANIPDGTVIGGTLERLKSAYAIGSYNFQNKYTLTGSTRIDGSNYFGVSTNQKSVPLWSVGGKWKLSDENFYKLNWFPQLYLTASYGYNGNLDRSTTGITTFYRLSNARFTRINYADVSNIGNPNLRWERNSQAKFGIDFSTLNNTISGSVEYFFKKGVDLIGSTKLAPSTGVINFNGNFAEMSGNGVDITLNSRNLKGRFGWLTSLLVSYATDKVTKYDLTASNNQLVNADGLNGRSIVPIVGKPVYSVFSLPWGGLDPQNGDPIGYVNGVKSKDYATINSTGLSGLVYNGPARPTLFGGLSNTFTYADFALTLNISFKFNYFFRRPSVNYTDLYQNAIIGNIDYHKRWQKPGDELITNTPSAVYPINSARDDFYSNSSVLVEKADHIRLQDVSISYTLKKSKFPFLPVSDVQLYAYVNNVGILWRANKSNIDPDFIPSATTASIFPNLRSFAFGLKVNF, encoded by the coding sequence ATGAAAAAACTAACGATATACATCGTAATGGCCACGCTTTGCCTAAATTTTAGCTCAATTGCGCAGGTCACAACCCTAAATCTAAAAGGGAAAATAATAGACGAAAATGGAGTGCCAGTTCCCGGAATTAATCTTTCTGTTATGGATACTAAAATCCACACGATTACTAATAAAGATGGGATATTTGATCTTTTAAATGTGCAAGCAGGGTCAAACCTGAAAATTTCTGGAATAGGTTATATAACTAAGCAATTACCAAATATCCAAAATTGGGATTTAAAGATTATCGTCATCCAAACAGATAATACTTCTTTGAAAGAAGTTGAAATTGTAAGTACCGGGTATCAAAATATTCCCAAAGAAAGGGCAACAGGTTCTTTTGCACAACCTATAAAAGTGGCGTTTGAAAGCAGGGTTTCTCCTGATGTTTTAAGCAAGTTAAACGGGATAACTTCAGGACTGGTATTCAATGCCAATACGGGTAATACTACGAATGGACAATTTGATATTAATATCCGGGGGCGCAGTACAATTAAGGCAAACGACCAACCCTTAATTATAGTTGACAACTTTCCCTACAGTGGGGATATTAATAATATCAACCCTAATGATGTTGCTTCTATAACTATTTTGAAAGATGCTTCCGCATCGTCTGTTTGGGGTGTCAAAGCCGGAAATGGGGTTATTGTTATAACTACTAAAAAAGGTTTACCTAATTCAAAGCTTAGGATTTCTTTAAATGCTAACATAACAATCGCCAACAAACCGGATTTATTTTATAATCCCAACTTTTTATCCTCTAATGATTATATAGGTATTGAAAAGTTTCTTTTTGATCAAGGAAAATATACTTCTGCACTTTCTGATAATGTTAATTATCCCTCAGTATCTCCTGCTGTAGAGATTATGGCTAATAATGGCTCACTCTCATCTGCCGACTCGTTATCCGCTATCAATCACCTTAAAAATATCGATGTAAGGGATCAGAATCAGAAATATTTTTACAGAAAGGCTATTTCTCAACAATATGCCCTTAATCTGAGTGGAGGCACGGATAAGGTAACTTATTATGTTTCCGCAGGGATGGATAAAGCCTTACAAATGTTAAAAAACAATGAAAATCAAAGAATTACATTAAGTACCTTAAACGTTTTCAGACCTGTAAAGAATCTGGAGATTTCTACCGGACTGTACTACACTCAATCGCTTTTCAAGACAGACAATACATTAATGTCAATTTTAGGGCAACAGGCTACAAATTTCCCTTATAATCAATATGCTGATTTAAATAATAACCCTTTATCTATTACACGAGATTTACGCACTAGTTTTATAAATTCAGCACAATCAAAAGGTTTTCTTAATTGGTCTTATTTTCCATTAAACGAATTGGGACTGAGCCAAAATAATACACGTGGCACAGATACTAGAATATCTACCAGCATAAAGTATGAATTATTCAAGGGATTAAATATTGATTTAAAATATCAATATCAGAAAACGATAACCGACAAAAAGACAATTTATACCAAGGATAGTTATTACGCCAGGAATTTAATAAATCAGTTTTCTGTTTTAGCAAATGACAAAGTTGTGGATTATAATGTACCAATTGGAGGTTTTTTGAATTATTCCAATGGTAATACGGCTGCTCAAAATTTCAGGGCACAGTTAAATTATAGCCGAACTTATGGCCAACATGACTTTACTATTCTAGCTGGATATGAGCTTAGTCAGGCTTCAACAGAAATAAAAGGAGGTTCAGTTTATGGTTATGATGATGATGTTGCTACCTACGGACTTGTTAATTATAATACATACTATAATGTTAATCCTACGGGCGGTGCTAACATTCCCGACGGTACAGTAATAGGTGGAACGCTTGAACGTTTAAAGTCGGCTTATGCTATAGGCTCTTATAACTTTCAAAATAAATATACGCTAACAGGAAGTACAAGGATAGATGGTTCTAATTATTTTGGTGTTTCAACGAATCAAAAATCTGTTCCTTTATGGTCTGTAGGAGGGAAATGGAAGTTATCGGATGAGAATTTTTATAAATTAAATTGGTTTCCTCAACTCTATCTAACTGCTTCCTATGGATATAATGGAAACTTAGATAGATCAACTACAGGTATAACCACATTTTATCGATTATCAAATGCTAGGTTTACTAGGATCAACTATGCAGATGTCAGTAATATAGGAAATCCAAATTTAAGGTGGGAAAGGAACAGTCAAGCGAAATTTGGAATTGATTTCTCGACCCTGAACAATACGATCTCTGGTAGTGTAGAGTACTTTTTTAAAAAAGGTGTAGACCTCATTGGGAGTACAAAATTAGCACCTAGTACTGGTGTAATTAATTTCAATGGCAACTTTGCAGAAATGAGTGGTAATGGAGTAGATATTACCCTAAATTCGAGAAATTTAAAGGGTAGATTTGGGTGGCTCACTTCCTTGCTTGTCAGTTATGCTACTGATAAGGTTACTAAATATGATTTAACCGCATCAAATAATCAATTAGTTAATGCTGACGGATTAAATGGTCGTTCAATTGTCCCGATTGTGGGAAAGCCTGTGTATAGCGTGTTTAGTTTACCTTGGGGTGGGCTTGATCCGCAGAACGGTGACCCAATTGGATACGTAAATGGTGTAAAAAGTAAAGATTACGCAACTATTAATTCTACAGGTTTATCGGGGTTAGTATATAATGGCCCTGCACGCCCGACGCTATTTGGAGGACTGTCAAATACATTTACTTACGCAGATTTTGCGCTTACTTTAAATATCAGCTTTAAGTTTAATTATTTTTTCAGGCGTCCATCTGTTAATTATACAGACCTGTACCAAAATGCAATTATTGGAAATATAGATTATCATAAGCGGTGGCAGAAACCAGGTGATGAGCTAATCACAAATACCCCTTCAGCAGTTTATCCTATAAATTCAGCTAGGGATGATTTTTATTCAAACTCTTCTGTGCTTGTTGAAAAAGCAGACCATATCCGATTACAGGATGTCAGCATATCTTATACCTTAAAAAAATCTAAATTTCCCTTCCTTCCGGTTAGTGACGTTCAACTTTACGCTTATGTCAATAATGTTGGAATCCTATGGAGAGCTAACAAGAGCAATATCGACCCTGACTTTATACCAAGTGCAACTACAGCTTCAATTTTCCCCAATCTAAGGTCTTTTGCTTTTGGACTAAAAGTTAACTTTTAA
- a CDS encoding PAAR-like protein, translated as MAEPYVHNEVTLTCSNGFHTSTLLVKNRGVFIAGGKLIATYEDKPKNFACKWAGVLVAIVVAACIAAPFIVAVLAGFLIGILASLSIGDLLCWIALRGATWQEVHSKVRIKGIRPLLGDSKLICPVFGGDIKIFYDADTAGKQNNINIFNNSVEILGAAFMGRSFRMFANSIQISGWINASTSFGSGIIKSLLIGYGSSELNNTISNVMVDEDPLKGSSDLLTGGEDATTQSYTMSNYQKPFTDPLYTDGERDAIVKGDKMRGVPIDRQNGKMTDNAGRFDAYGKSQAEVFKANNPVHRYSRGKNSPHYRRQIGKQEKLNSKAKALGEKKSGELSGRYEKRVTKEVAKNLNRADYGILAAFIVSDLISRYAQKNLDKFGMNKEMQARQSIKILADEH; from the coding sequence ATGGCTGAACCTTACGTACATAATGAAGTAACACTTACCTGCTCTAATGGATTTCATACGAGTACATTACTAGTTAAAAATAGGGGCGTATTTATTGCAGGTGGTAAGCTGATCGCTACTTATGAGGATAAACCCAAGAATTTTGCTTGTAAATGGGCGGGAGTTCTGGTTGCTATTGTAGTCGCAGCATGCATTGCTGCACCATTTATTGTAGCAGTACTAGCTGGGTTTTTAATTGGCATATTGGCTTCTTTATCAATTGGAGATTTATTATGCTGGATTGCTTTACGTGGAGCAACCTGGCAGGAAGTTCATAGTAAAGTTAGAATAAAGGGTATTCGTCCTTTATTAGGAGATTCAAAACTAATATGTCCGGTATTTGGTGGTGATATTAAGATTTTTTATGATGCTGACACTGCTGGAAAACAGAATAACATTAATATATTTAATAATTCTGTTGAGATACTTGGTGCTGCTTTTATGGGTAGATCATTTAGGATGTTCGCAAATTCCATTCAGATCAGTGGATGGATAAACGCTTCTACTTCTTTTGGTAGTGGTATTATAAAAAGTCTATTGATTGGATATGGTAGTTCTGAACTTAATAATACTATATCCAATGTTATGGTAGACGAAGATCCATTGAAGGGCTCATCAGATTTATTAACAGGTGGTGAAGACGCCACCACGCAAAGCTATACGATGTCCAATTATCAAAAACCCTTTACTGACCCACTCTATACAGATGGTGAACGTGACGCTATAGTTAAAGGAGACAAGATGCGCGGGGTTCCAATTGATAGACAAAATGGAAAAATGACGGATAATGCGGGTAGATTTGACGCTTATGGAAAATCTCAGGCAGAAGTATTTAAAGCCAATAATCCTGTTCATCGTTATAGCCGAGGTAAAAACAGTCCACACTACAGAAGGCAGATAGGTAAACAAGAGAAGTTGAATAGTAAAGCAAAAGCTCTTGGGGAGAAAAAAAGTGGAGAACTATCTGGCAGATATGAAAAACGGGTTACTAAGGAAGTCGCAAAAAATCTCAATCGAGCTGATTATGGCATATTAGCTGCATTTATTGTATCTGATTTAATTTCCCGATATGCACAAAAGAATTTAGATAAATTTGGAATGAATAAAGAAATGCAGGCAAGACAAAGTATAAAAATACTGGCAGATGAACACTGA
- a CDS encoding TetR/AcrR family transcriptional regulator: MARKYGGALRNKERTKLKLLDAVGQIIRSEGYSGLKLVKIEGVAGVNRKLIYDYFGTVNNLIETYVRTKDYWVMFAAEADRLVRERSGDFGKKDSQNQLLDYLDYFNANVDMQQFVLWQVSENSAVISEVCEEREKIGSKLFNLADYNFKDTDVDLRATVALLIGGIYFLILHAKKANSLFCEIDVNSPEGMARIKNVISRVIDDTYNHAEKQKKPKE, encoded by the coding sequence ATGGCCAGAAAATATGGTGGCGCACTCAGGAATAAAGAAAGAACCAAACTTAAATTATTAGATGCAGTAGGACAAATCATAAGGAGTGAAGGTTATTCAGGACTTAAGCTTGTGAAAATCGAAGGGGTAGCCGGGGTTAATAGAAAATTAATCTATGATTACTTTGGGACGGTTAATAACCTGATTGAGACTTATGTTAGAACAAAAGACTATTGGGTGATGTTTGCCGCTGAAGCAGATAGACTAGTTCGTGAAAGAAGCGGTGATTTCGGGAAAAAAGACTCTCAAAACCAATTATTAGACTATCTCGATTACTTTAATGCTAATGTTGATATGCAACAGTTTGTACTGTGGCAGGTTAGTGAAAACAGTGCTGTAATTTCTGAGGTGTGTGAGGAGCGTGAAAAAATTGGCAGCAAACTATTTAATTTAGCGGACTACAATTTCAAAGATACAGACGTGGATTTACGGGCTACAGTAGCTTTATTAATCGGAGGGATTTATTTCCTAATATTACATGCGAAGAAAGCGAACAGCCTTTTTTGCGAAATAGATGTTAATTCCCCGGAGGGAATGGCACGTATTAAGAATGTCATTTCAAGAGTCATTGATGATACGTATAACCACGCTGAAAAGCAGAAAAAACCAAAAGAATGA